A region of Vitis riparia cultivar Riparia Gloire de Montpellier isolate 1030 chromosome 12, EGFV_Vit.rip_1.0, whole genome shotgun sequence DNA encodes the following proteins:
- the LOC117925916 gene encoding small glutamine-rich tetratricopeptide repeat-containing protein, translating to MPRLSSDSPLCIRIVLAFLDFLSSVTPAAGVDPEAFEVIQECLREVFHIDQSSSAGGVPKGVFISLFSSMEGARHGNDTRAQPCSQQAAPAPSTENSSSGGDSSSTGLPVKELLHQFLLALTKARFFKPRPTEDANTRATKVKKYFHDAVEELKNASRALTINNLAETIISQGKMAMELEQYTKAVDLCSCAIALSEDNKDVLYCNRAAAHYGNQKYAAALCDCMKAIEINPKCIEAYSHFGHIRLEQGNIIDALCHGFVKVVQLDPCNEEAQENIRICEEKLRDKFTRMREQNEALVNLIKEPFLPLVRSTKPVAPREAPSTSARRSQSGDRNTNKSPTHETIETGEVENMEEVLALLSISSSNLDDPLGSKP from the exons TTACTCCTGCAGCAGGAGTTGATCCTGAAGCTTTTGAAGTCATTCAGGAATGTCTTCGAGAAGTTTTCCATATTGATCAATCCTCAAGTGCAGGTGGAGTGCCGAAAGGGGTTTTCATTAGTTTATTCAGTTCAATGGAAGGAGCTCGACACGGTAATGATACAAGAGCACAGCCCTGTTCACAACAGGCAGCTCCAGCTCCATCCACTGAAAATTCATCCTCTGGAG GTGATTCGTCGTCCACAGGTCTTCCGGTAAAAGAATTGTTGCATCAGTTCTTGCTTGCGCTTACGAAAGCTCGCTTCTTCAAGCCAAGGCCTACAGAAGATGCTAATACCCGAGCAACCAAAGTgaagaaatattttcatgatGCTGTAGAG GAGCTGAAAAATGCATCTCGAGCCCTTACCATCAACAATCTGGCAGAAACAATAATATCACAAG GAAAAATGGCAATGGAGTTAGAGCAGTATACAAAAGCAGTCGACCTGTGTAGTTGTGCCATTGCCCTTTCTGAAGACAACAAGGATGTCCTCTACTGCAATAG AGCGGCTGCTCATTATGGGAATCAAAAGTATGCTGCAGCTTTGTGTGACTGTATGAAAGCAATAGAAATCAACCCTAAGTGCATTGAGGCATATAGTCACTTTGGTCACATCCGTCTTGAACAAGGAAACATTATCGATGCTCTTTGCCATGGATTTGTGAAAG TTGTACAATTGGATCCATGTAATGAGGAAGCACAAGAAAATATTCGC ATTTGTGAAGAGAAACTGCGAGACAAGTTTACACGGATGCGGGAGCAG AATGAAGCTTTGGTAAACCTAATAAAAGAACCGTTTCTTCCACTTGTGCGAAGTACAAAGCCTGTTGCACCAAGAGAAGCACCAAGCACATCAGCTAGGCGTTCACAGTCTGGTGACAGAAACACTAACAAGTCTCCCACGCATGAAACAATTGAAACCGGGGAAGTGGAAAATATGGAAGAAGTGCTTGCTTTATTGTCGATTTCTTCCTCAAATCTTGATGATCCTTTAGGAAGCAAGCCATGA